The Amycolatopsis jiangsuensis nucleotide sequence GGCCAAGGACCAGGAAGAGCACGCCGTGGTCATCGAGTACGTGGTCGAGGCGCTGCGGCCGTTCTGCCGCAGGCTGGACGTGCCGGACGGCCCGGAGCTGGTGTCCACCCCGGCGATCTGGCATCTGCGCACGGCGATCACCGGTGAGCTGGTGGACCGTTCGGTGACCGCACTGGACCTCGCCGCGGCCCTGCATCCGACGCCGGCCATCTGCGGTACCCCCACGGCCGGCGCGCGTGCGCTGGAACAGGAGCTGGAGCCGTTCGACCGCGGCTACTACGCCGGGACCGTCGGCTGGGTCGACGCGGCCGGGGACGGCGAATGGGCCGTGGTGGTCCGCTGCGCCCAGGTCGCCGAGCGGACGATGCGCCTGTACGCGGGCGGCGGCATCGTGCCCGCCTCCGATCCGGACGCGGAGTACCGGGAGACCGTGGCGAAGTTCGGCACGCTGCTCGCCGCGATGGGCCTCGACGACGGCTCCTAGCGAGTGGCCGCGGCGTGACCACCGCCACCCGCCAGGAGGTCAGGGCAGCCAGTGCTCCTCGGTCACGTCCAGTGGCTCGGTGGTCAGCGCGGCGACGGCGGCTCGGTGGCCCTCGGCGGCCTTGAGGTCGGCCAGCCGGGTACGGGCCGGGTCCAGCGCCGGGTCGCCGGAGGCGACCAGCTCCGCCGGCCCGTCGTAGCGCGAGAACGTGATGCTCTGCAGGGGGATCTTCAACCCCTTGCCGGTCGCCTTCATCACGGCTTCCTTGCGGGTCCAGTACACGAAGAACGCCGCGGAACGCTCGTCGTCGGACAGCCCCGCGACGGCCTGGCGCTCGGCCGGGCTCAGCGCGTACTCGACCAGCGACGCGTCCGCCTTGCGGTTCGACGTCTCCACGTCGAGGCCCAGCGGTACGCCGTCGGTGGCCGCGAGACCGATCAGCTCGCCCGAATGGGAGATCGACAGCACCAGTTCCGACCCCGGTACCCGGGGGCGGCCGTGGGGTTTACCGCAGTCCGCACAGGTCGAATCGAAGCGCACGTCCTCCGGTGCGCCGCCGAGCCGTTGCGCGGTGAGTGTCTTCGCGAGCACCCGCCCGGTCAGGAACCGGCGCCGGTCGATCTCCTGCCGGTAGGCCTCGAACCGGCCGCGTTCGATGTCGTCGAGCACCCGCAGGTGGCGTTCGGCCACCGGCAGCGGTTGCGACCAGCGGACCACGATCTCTGTCACGTGTCACCCTCCTCGTCCGTCCCCGATCTTCCCGGTACGCGCGGGCGTTGTCACGGGAACGGCGCGGAAACCGGGGCCGGTGAAACGCGGCGGAGGCCCTCCCGGAATCGGGAGGGCCTCCGCGGCGAAGGTACGGGTGTTACCTGGTGTTGTTGCGAAGCGCGATCGGGACTCCGGCGAGATCTTCCTCGTTGCAGAGCACCTTCAGATCGTAGTAGGGCGAACCCTGACGTTCGTCGTAGTCCAAGTGGATCGCGAGCACGTCGAGCGGTTCACCGAGCCACTCCTGCGCCTGACGCAGCCACACGGAACAACGCTCCAGTGCGGCAGGCAGATCGTCGTCGCGGAACTCGACCGGTCGATACGGCACGTCCTGGACCTGATCGAGGGGGTGAGAGGGAGCAGGCAGGCCAGGTGCGAGACCCGAGTCGTCCAGTTCGAGTTGGATCGTTTCCTCGTTCACCCTTCGAGCGTCCCCCAGGTTAGCCGCCGGGGCAAGGCGTGCGCCGCTAATTGCCGGGCTGAACAGGCACATCCCACACCTGGGCGACCACTTCGAGGCAGTGGCGGGCCTCGTCCGCGCGCACCGTGCCGGCGGGGCCACCGAGGGCGCGCAACGTCAGTTCCGCGTAGTGCGTGGACAGCTCTTCCAGCCGCAGCGGTCCGTGCGGTGAGTACCAGCGGGCCACGCCACTGCACATTTCCAGCAATGCCAGCCTGGTCACCGCGGGACGGTCGGTGTGGAAGACGCCGTGGGCGACACCGTCTTCGATGATCCGCGCCCACAGTCCTTCGTATTCGTCCCGCAGCGCGACCACGCGGGCACGCGCGGAAGCCGACAGCGCGTCGACTTCGTTGTCCACCACGCGGGTTTCACCGGGCTGCACGGCGTGCGCGAGCACGTGCAAGGTGACCAGCGTGCGCAGCCGCGCCACCGGGTCGGCGGTTCCCGCGGTGGCTTTCCCCGCGGCGTCGAGCAACCGGCGCAGCGCGGTCGTCATGATCTCGACGAGCAGATCTTCCTTGGTGCCCATGTAGTGATAGAGCGTGGCCGACGAAAGCTCGGCCTCCTGTGCGAGATCGCGGATGCCGGTGCCGTGAAAACCTTTGGCGGCGAACAGTTTCACTGCAGCCGCACGCACCCGTTCGGCACTGGTCACAGCCACTGTCCGGTGCTCCTGTCCCACGCGCCGGTGCGCAGATCCGCGACCTTGCGCAGCTCACCCTTGGCCACGCGTTCGGACGGTGTCAGCGGGAGATCGTCGGCGAACGCCCAGAACCGTGGCACCTTGAAGTAGGCCAGCTGCCCGGCGCAGAACTCAGCCAGCTCCTCCGGTGACGGACGTTCGCCGGCGCACACCACGTACGCTTTCACCTCTTCGCCGCGCAGCTCGTCGGGAACCGCCAGCACGGCCGCGAGGCGGATCGCCGGATGTTGCAGCAGCGCGCGTTCCACCTCGTCGGCAGACACGTTCTCCCCGCTGCGCCGGATCATGTCCTTCGTACGGCCGACGTAGTAGACACGCCCCTCGTCGTCCATCCGCGCGAGGTCACCGGTGTGGAACCAGCCGCCGGCGAAGGCGCGTGCGGTGGCCTCGGGATCTTCGTGATAGCCCTGCATCAGGCCGATGCCGCGGATCAGCAGCTCGCCGGTTTCCCCACGGGGCAACGGGTTCCCGTCCTCACCGGCGATCAGCACCTCGCGGTCACGGGTCGGCCGCCCGATGCAGCCGGTGCCCACCACGGCGTCGTGGTCCGCCTCGGAGACCCGGATGTCCCCGCCCGTCTCGGTCATCCCGAACGCCTCGAACCACGGCACGCCCCACCGCTGTTCGAGCTCGGCGTGCAGATCCGGCGGGATCGCCGAAGCGCAGACCGCGCGTACCCGGTGGTCGCGGTCGGCCGGGTGCGGCGGCTGGCGCAGCAGCAGCGTGGGCATCATGCCGAGACAGTAGAACCAGGTGACCCCGTGCTCGCGCACCTTGGCCCAGAAGGACGACGGGTGGAACCGGTCCAGCACCACGAGTTCCGCCCCGGCGGCGAGGCCGAGTGCGACGTTCCACTGTGGATCGATGTAGTGGAACGGCTGCGCGGTGAGCAGCACGTCCTGCTCGCCGACCGCGGGGAAGTCGGCGACGAGACCGTTCGCGAGGGTGGTCCAGTAGCGGTGTGGCAGCACGCAGCCCTTCGGCGCGCCGGTGGTGCCCGAGGTGTACTGGATGTTCATCGGCTGCTCGGCCGCGACTGTGTCGGCTTCCCGGTAGCTGTCCGACTGCAGTGCGCCGGACGTGAGGACCCGCTCGATAGACGTGCCCGGTGCGATGTTCTCCAGCAGCTCGACGAATTCCTCCGCAGCCACGGCGAAGCGGGCGCCCGAGTGGCGCAGTACGTGCGCGCCGTCGAACTCGCGGTAGTTGATGTTCACCGGTACCAGCACCGCGCCGAGCTTCGCGAGCGCGAGCCACAGCAACGGGAATTCGGGTTGGTTGCGCAGCATCACGGCGACCCGGTCGCCGGCCCGCACGCCCAGCTCGTGCAACGCCGCGGCGAACCGGCCACTGCGCTCGTCGACGTCGGCGAAGGTGAACCGCGCGCCGGTCTCGTCGAAGAGCCACGCGGTGCGTTCCGGCCAGAGCCGCGCGGCGCGGCTGACCAGCTCGACGAGCGTGTCCGCCTTCACGATCGGCTCCGGAACGCGTCGGTGGACTCCCGGACCGCGGCCGAGTGCTCGGTGATCAGCGCATGACTGACCTCCAGCTCCAGTGCCGATTCGAGGGCGTGGTCGATACCGGAGTCGAGCGCGCGCTTGGCCATCGTGGCGGCCTCCGGCGGATGCTGCGCGATCTTCTCCGCCCAGCCCAGCGCGAGCGGCATCAGCTCTGCCGTGGGCACGGCCGCGTTGACCAGGCCGAACTCGTGTGCGCGGCGGCCGTCGAACCGCTCGCCGAGCAACAGCAGCTCCTTCGCCCGCAGCGGCCCGACGAGCAGCGGCAGCAATCGCGAGGCGGCGCCGGTCACGCTCAGGCCGAGCGACACCTCCGGGAATCCGAACACCGCGTCCTCGGCGGCCAGGATCAGGTCGCAGCCGAGCGCGAACTCCGCGCCCGCGCCGATCGCGTAGCCGTGCACCGCGGCGATCACCGGCTGCGGCAGAGCCCGCAGCCGCCGGGTGACGTCCTGGAGCCGATCCAGCCGTGCGCGGGAATCGCCCTCGGGCGTGGGTTCCTTGAGGTCGTGCCCCGCGCAGAACGCCCGTCCGTTGCCGGTCAGCAGCACCGCGCGGGCGGAGCTGCGGGCGGCGGCGTCGAGTGCGGTGAGGAAGTCGTCCACCAGTACGGGCGCGACCGCGTTCAGCCGCTCGGGCCGGTTCAGCCGGATCTGCGCGATGCCGCCATCGACGGCCAGGTCCACGGTGCTCATGAACGCGAGCCTAGACGTTCGATCGATCGATCGATAGGGTCAGTTCCATGCAGGTCGACGTGGTGTACGAGAACGCCCGGCTGGTCACCGGGGAAAGTGCGCTGGCCGTGCTGCACGGCCGGATCGTGGCCTTGGGGGAGGACGCGGAGGCGCTGTCCGCGCGGCGGCGGGTGGACCTCGGCGGCGCGTTCGTGGCGCCCGGCTTCCACGACGCGCACAACCACATGGCCTGGTTCGGCATGGGACTGGACGACGTGCCGCTCAGTGACTGCCGCAGTGTCGAGGAGGTCTACGACGCGATCGCCCGGCGGGCCGCCGGGCTGCCGGTCGGAAGCTGGGTCGTGGGCAGTGGCTACGACCAGAACAAGCTGACCGGCGGGCAGCATCCGGACGCCCGCGGGCTGGACCGGGCGGCCCCGGGCATGCTCGTGCGGCTCATGCACACCTCGGGCCACATGACGGTGGTCAACTCCGCCGTGCTCGACCAGTTGGACCTGGCGAACGTGCCGGTCGGCGGCGACGCGGTGCTCGACGCGTCGGGCGCGCCCACCGGGTTGCTGCGTGAGCAGGCTCAGCTGCTGCTGCGGCCGTTGACCTACCCGGTGCCGATCGAATCCGTGGTCCGTGGCCTGGACCGGGCGAGCGAGCGTTACCTGTCCGAGGGCATCACGAGCGTGCAGGAGGCGGGGATCGGCGGCGGGCTGGTCGGGCAGACGCCCGCCGAGCTGGCCGCCTACCAGCTGGCGCGTGAGCGGGGCGTGCTGCGGGTGCGGAGCACGGTGATGGTGTCCGCGAGTGTGCTGCACGACCTGCCGGACGGCGCCGGTTTCGGCCTCGACCTCGGCCTGCGCACCGGGCTGGGCGACGAGTGGCTGCGGGTCGGGCCGATGAAGCTGTTCGCGGACGGTTCGCTGGTGGGCCGGACGTGCGCGATGCACGAGCCGTTCGCGGGGGAGCCGGACAACCGCGGGTACTTCCAGGTGCCGGAAGAGGAGCTGGCGCGGACCATCCGGCTCGCGCACGACGCCGGCTGGCAGATCGCGACGCACGCGATCGGCGACCGGGCGATCACGGTGGTGCTGGACGCCTACGAAGCCGCGCTGGCCGCGACGCCGCGCGCGGACCACCGGCACCGGATCGAACACTGCGGGGTCCTGCCGCCCGCCGAACTGGCGCGGCTGGCCCGGCTGCGACTGATCCCGTCGCCGCAGGCCAGGTTCGTCAACGAGCTGGGCGACGGCATGCGTGCCGCGCTCGGGCAGACCCGGGTGCCCTGGTGCTACCGGCTGCGCAGCCTGCTGGACGCCGGATGCGTGCTCCCGGCCAGCTCCGACCGCCCGGTGGTCGAGGGCGCCCCGCTGCTGGGCCTGGCGGACATGGTGGCGCGCCGGACATCGACCGGCGCGCCGTTCGCCACGGACGAGGCGCTGACCCCCGCGCAAGCCTTGCGGGCCTACACCTACGGCTCGGCGTACGCCACCTTCGCGGAGTCCTACCTCGGCACTTTGGAGCCAGGGAAGGTGTCGGACTTCGTCGCGCTGTCGGAGAACCCGCTGTCCACAATGGAGCAGCCGCGGGTGCTGGCGACAGCGGTGGCCGGCGAACTGCGTTACGAGGCGGGATGAGCCGCGCGAGGCGATCCGGGGCGCGACCGCCCGGCCCCGGCCCGGCCGTCGTACCGGCGGGGTGGTGGCGCGGCCATCTTCTCCGGTGGGGTGGCGGCGCGGCTCACTTCCTCCGGCGGGGTGGTGGCGCGCGGCTCACCTCTCCGACGGGCGGGGTGGCGGCCCGGCCGTCGTACTGGCAGGGTGGCGGCGCGGCTTACCTCTTCCGGTGGGGTGGCGGCGCGGCTTACCTCTTCCGGTGGGGTGGCGGCGCGGCTTACCTCTTCCGGTGGGGTGGCGGCGCGGCTTACCTCTTCCGGTGGGGTGGCGGCGCGGCTTACCTCTTCCGGTGGGGTGGCGGCGCGGCTTACCTCTTCCGGTGGGGTGGCGGCGCGGCTCACTTCCTCCGGCGGGGTGGTGGCCGTGGCTCACCTCCTTCGGCGGGCAGGTTTCGGCGGACCCGCTGCGCCGACGAAATCCATCGCCTCCCTTGCCAGGCCGGTCCACACCAGCGGCGACGCCGGATCCACCGCGAGCCACTCCTTCATCGGCGTCCCCTTGTTCGCGTCGAAGCGGGCCCCGTGGCCCCCGGTGACCAGGGTGTCCACCCGCGGCTTCGGCAGCTTCACCACCAGTCGGCCACGGACGAACATCGCGAAGATCCGGCCGCGCACCCGCAGCGCATGCGAGCCGAAGCCGCGGCTCGCACCCGGTGGGGTGACGTCCGGCAGGTACTGGAACTGGTCGACGAGATCCTCGAACCGTTCGTCCTCGGTCATGCGGGCGACGGTACCCACCACCACCGACAGAAACCGAACGGAAAGGGGCGCCCGATGCCCGTACGCGACGCCGTCTTCGAGGACGTCGAGGAAATCTGCACGCTGATCGAGGAACACGCGGTCTACGAGGACAAACACGACCTCGAGCTCGACCGTGCCGAGATGAGCGGGCACCTGTTCGGGCCGGACCCGAAGGCCTGGGTGCTGCTGTCCACCCCGCCCGGCCGTCCGGACGTGGTGGCCGGGTTCGCGTTCTGCAGCTGGAACTTCTCCACCTGGGAGGGTCGTCCCGGGATCTGGCTGGACGACCTGTTCGTCCGCCCGGAGCATCGCAGGCACGGGCTCGGCCAGGAACTGCTCGACACCCTGCGCGACCGCACCACCGGCCGCGTCGAATGGGACATGCAGGCGGGCAACGCGAAGGGCGAGGCGTTCTACGCGCAGCTCGGCGCGGAACCGGTGCCGGGCTGGATCCGCTACCGCTGGCGGCCCTGACCGGACCGCACCTGGACGGCCGCCGCGGCACCGGCCCGTATCGTATGCGGTATGGGAGATGGTTCCGCCCGGAGGTCGACGTCGGTCGAGGACTACGTGCGGGTGATCTACGGGCTCGTCGAACGGGGCGAGCCGGTCACCAACGCGTCGCTGGCCGGACGGCTCGAGGTCAGCCCGTCCTCGGCCTCGGGCATGGTCACCAAGCTCGCGCAGCTCGGGCTGGTCGAGCACGTGCCCTACCACGGTATCGAGCTGACCGCCGAGGGCAGGCTGCTCGCCCGCTCGGTGCTGCGCCGGCACCGGCTGGTCGAGACGTACCTGGTCTCCGAGCTGGGCTACACCTGGGACGAGGTGCACGCGGAGGCGGACGCGCTCGAGCACGCGATGTCCGACGTACTGGTGGAGCGCATCGCGGCGAAGCTCGGCAACCCGGCGCGTGATCCGCACGGCGATCCCATCCCGGCCGCGGACGGCAGCGTCGAGGAGCTGCCGATGCGCATCCTGGACGAGCTGCCCCCCGGCGCGGTCGGCGAGATCGTGCGGGTCTGGGACACCGATCCGGACCTGTTGCGCTATCTCACCGAGCACGCCATCGCGCTGGGCGAGCGGATCGAGGTGGTGGAGCGCCAGCCGTTCGGTGGCCCGATGGTGGTCAAGGTCGGTCAGCCCCCGGACGCCGCGATGCACGCGATCGGCAAGGAGATCGCGCAGGCCCTGTCGGTCGCGCTGCGCTGATCCCGCGACCGGAATCTCACCCGAGCGGCCTTCGCGACCCAGCCACTGTTCCACTGTGGACACTCCGCGGCCGCCGGATGTTGCCGCACCCGAGTGAGTGCCCTTCCGATCAAGCCGGGTGCGGGCCTACCCTCCGAGTTTTCCGCACATGTGGTTCGGAGTGGGCGATGACGCCTCGTCGAGCGGTCGGGCAACCGGAGCGGACGGACCCCGGTCTCGAGCGGCTGCTCGAGACCGGTCCGTTCGCCGAGGCGCTGCGGGCGGCGATCCGGGCGCGCGGGCTCGGGCTGGAACGGATCCGGTACCGGCTGCGGGACCGGGGCACGTCACTGAGCCTCGCGACCTTGAGTCACTGGCAGTCCGGCCGGTGCCGTCCGGAACGCCGGGACTCTTTGCTGGCGTTGAGAAATCTCGAAGACATCCTCGGCGTGCCGGACGGTGCGCTGCGCCGGCTGGTGGGACCGCCGCGCTCCCGTGGCCGTCACCGGCATTAAACGGCACTGAAGCGGCACTGAATCGGCACTTACCATCGGGCGCATGCGTGCGGTGGTGATCGAGGAGTTCGGGGTCGTGCCCCGGGTACTGGACGTGCCGGATCCCGCGGTCCCCGGCGGTGGCGTCGTCATCGCGGTCGAGGCGACCGGGGTCTGCCGCAGTGACTGGCACACCTGGCAGGGCCACGACGAGGCGGTGCGGCTGCCGCACGTCGCCGGGCACGAGCTGGCCGGGCGGATCGCCGCGGTCGGTGCGGGGGTACGGGGCTGGCCGGTCGGCACGCGGGTGACCGTCCCGTTCGTCTGCGCCTGCGGTGTCTGCGTCCAGTGCGCCCGCGGTGACCAGCAGATCTGTGACGACGAATTCCAGCCCGGCGCGACGCACTGGGGTTCGTTCGCCGAGCTGGTGGCCATCGACCACGCTCAGGCGAACTTGGTCGCGTTGCCGGACGCGATGACGTCTCCCGAAGCAGCCGCGCTCGGCTGTCGCTTCGGCACGGCCTTTCGCGCAGTGTTCCGTCAGGGCGGCGTACGCGCGGGGCAGTGGGTGTCCGTGTACGGCTGTGGTGGTGTCGGTATCTCCGCAGTGCTGCTCGCCGCGGCTGCGGGCGCGAAGGTGGTGGCAGTAGACGTTTCGCCGCACGCGCGTGCGTTGGCCGAACGTTCGGGGGCCGTCCTCAGCGTCGACGCCGGTGCGTTCGACAGTCCCGAGACGCTGGCCGCGCACGTCCGAGCGCTCACCGACGGCGGCACGCACGTTTCGCTGGACTGTCTCGGCTCGCCGTCGACCTGCGCGGCTTCCGTCGGCAGCCTTCGCAAGCGCGGACGTCACGTACAGGCCGGTTTGATGCCGCCTGCTCAGGGTGCCGCACCGATCCCGATGCACCGGGTCATCGGCAACGAGCTGGAGATCGTCGGTGTCCACGGTCTGCCGGCCCACGAGTACCCGGAGCTGCTCGGCCTGGTCGAACGGTCCGGGATCGACCTGGCCGGGCTGGTCGGGCAGCGGATCGGGCTGGACGGGGTACCGGCGGCGCTCGCCGCGATGACCGATCCGGTGCCGGCCCGCGCCGGGGTCACCGTGGTCGACCTCGTTTCCGAGTTGTAGCTGGTCAGGACTGGTGCGCGGGCCATCGGTGTGGAATTCTGCGGACGTGGCGGCACGTGGCGAGGGGAACCCGCCGCAGGAGCGCCCGCCCGGGTGGCTCCTGCGGCCGTCCGCCCGGCACGACGGCCCGGCGCGATCGGCCCCGCACTGTCGGCCCGGCTCAACCGACCCCGCACCGTCGGCCCAGCACAGTCGGCCGGCTCGACCCGCTCGGTACAGTCGGCTCGGTGGAGCTGCTGCCGCGACCCCGTAGGGAGATCACACCGGGGGCGGTGCACGTCCCGGACTGGCTCGGTCCCGAGGAGCAGCGCGCGCTGGTCGAAGCCTGCCGCGGCTGGCGTGGGTACCGCGCGACCCGGCTGCCCGGCGGCGGCGTGATGTCCGTGCGCACGGTCTGCCTTGGCTGGCAGTGGCTGCCCTACCGGTACTCGCGCATGCGTGAGGACGGTTCTCCGGTGCAGCCGTTCCCCGGCTGGCTCGCCGACCTCGGCCGCCGCGCGTTCGCGGACGCCTACGGCAGTCCCGCGCAGAGCTACCGTCCCGACGTCGCGCTCGTGAACTACTACGACGCCACGGCGAAGATGGGCATGCACCAAGACAAGGACGAGCTCTCCGCGGAGCCGGTGGTGTCGCTGAGCCTCGGCGACACCTGCGTGTTCCGCTTCGGCAATACCGAGCACCGCAACCGCCCGTACACCGATGTCGAACTGCGGTCCGGCGATCTGTTCGTGTTCGGCGGGCCGGCCCGGTGGGCCTTCCACGGGGTGCCGAAGACCTTGCCCGGTACGGCGGAGCCCGATCTCGGCCTGACCGGACGGCTCAACCTCACCCTGCGCGTGTCCGGTCTCGAAGGGTGAACCGCACCCGCTGGCCGGGGCGCAGCTGCGCGGCGACGTCCAGGTCCGCTTCGGCGACCACGGCGGCCACCGGGTAGCCGCCGGTCACCGGGTGATCGGCCAGGAACAGGATCGGCACCCCGGACGGCGGCACCTGCAGCGCGCCCGGTCTCGCGGCTTCCGGCGGTAGTTCGCCGGTGCGGGCACGGGTCAGTGCCGGACCGGTGAAGCGCACCCCGACGCGGTCGAGTTCGCTGGTCACGGTGTAGCCGCCACCGGTCAATGTGGACAGTGCGGAGCCGGTGAACCACTCCAGCCGGGGCCCGGGACGCAGGCGCAGCACCGGTTCCGCGAACGCTTGGCGCTGGGGCGCGAGGTCGGTCGCCGGCCAGCCGGCCACGCGCCGGCCGACCGGCAGGGTCATCCCGGCGACGAGTGGCGGCGGACCCAGCCTGCCCAGCGTGTCGGTGGCCCGCGCGCCGAGTACCGGCTCCACGTCGAAACCGCCGCGCACGGCGACGTAGCTGCGCAGGCCCTGTTGCGCCATTCCCAGCTCGAGTTCGTCGCCGGGGCGCAGCACGATCGGCGCGTGCGTCGCCATCGCCCGGCCGCCGGCGCGGACCGGGACCGCGGCACCGGTGATCGCGACGGTCGCGTGTTCCGACGTCCGCATCCGCAGCCCGCCGAGCGTCACTTCGAGCGCGGCATGCGTCTCCGGGTTCCCGACGAGCCGGTTCGCGAGTTTCAGCGCGCCACGGTCGGCCGCGCCGGACCGGCCGACGCCGACCGCCGCGTACCCACTGCGCCCGAGATCCTGCACGGTCGCGAACGGCCCGGGGGCGAGGACTTCCACCTTGCCCGTCATCCGAGCACCTCGAACCGGACCCGGGTGCCCGGGGCGAGCAGGTTCGGCCGCGGCCGGTCGACGTCCCACACCGGGGCGTCGGTGTGCCCGAGCAGGTGCCAGCCGCCCGGCGACGGGTGCGGGTAGACCGCCGTGTACTCCCCGGCGACTGCCACCGCCCCGGCCGGCACGCGCGTGCGCGGCGTGCTCCGGCGAGGCAGGTGCAGAGCCGGATCGAGGCCGGTCAGATACGCGAACCCCGGCGCGAAGCCGCAGAACGCCGCGACGTAGGTGGTCGAGGAGTGCCGACGTACGACCTCGTCCACGTCCAGGCCGCTGGCTTCCGCGACCTCGGCCAGGTCGGCGCCGTCGTAGCGCACCGGCAAGGTGACCTCGTCCGCTTCGCCGACCGGCCGTTCCACTATGGACAGATCAGTCAGCGCGCGGCTGATGGTGGCCACGTCGGTGCGCGCAGGATCGAACTGCACCAGCAGCGTGCGCGCGGCCGGGACGAGCTCCACCAAACCGGCAGGGGGATCGGCTTCACACGCTGCTTGCAGGCCGAGCACGTCGTCGACCTCCACCAGCACTGCCGAGTCGCCGTACCGCAGAACCGTGGTCACACGAATGCCCTCAGCGAAACTCCGGCTTCGGTGAGCGAAGCACGGATCTGCTGCGCCAGCTCGACAGCACCCGGCGTATCCCCGTGTACGCACAGGGAATCCGCGCGAAGCGTGAGCTGGCCGCCTTCGGCGTCCGTGATGTCACCGCTGGTCGCCATGGTGAGCGCGCGCGCCGCCACCTCCGACGCGTCGTGCAGCACCGCGCCCGGCTTCTTTCGCGACACCAGCCGTCCTTCGGGCGTGTACGCACGGTCAGCGAACGCTTCAGCGTACGTCGGCACGCCGGCTGCCTTTGCTGCGTGGAGCATCGCGGAATCTGGCGGGCACAGCAGGCCCAACTCGTCGTGGTAGCGACGTACGCCTTCGACAAGCGCCGCAGCCAGCTCCTCCTCGACCGCTGCGGTGTTGTACAGCGCACCGTGCGCCTTCACGTAGCGCACGCGGCTGCCTGCTGCACGCGCGAAGCCGTCGAGCGCGCCGATTTGGTACAGCACTTCGTCGGCGAGGTCTTCGGGGGCGATGTCGAGCGCGCGCCTGCCGAAGCCGGCGAGATCGCGGTAGCCGACGTGCGCGCCGATCGCGACTCCGCGCTCCGCCGCGCGGTCGCACACCCGGCGCATCACGCGCGCTTCTCCGGCGTGAAAGCCGCAGGCGACGTTCGCGCTGGTCACGATGTCGAGCATCGCGTCGTCGTCGCCCATCTTCCAGGCCCCGAAGCCCTCGCCGAGGTCGCTGTTGAGATCCATGTCAGTCCACCCGGTAATCGCGGTCCTGCTTGTCGGTCAAGAACATGTACCCCGGGGCGTGCGTGACGGCGAACGGGGGCCGCGACGCCATCAGCGCGGCCTGCGGGGTGACGCCGCACGCCCAGAACACCGGCACGTCACCCGGTTCGGCCGCCACCGGATCGCCGAAGTCCGGGCTGGCCAGGTCGGCGATACCCAGCTCCGCGGGATCGCCGACGTGCACCGGCGCACCGTGCACCTCGGGCATCGCGGCGCTGATCCGCACGGCGTCGGCGACCCGGTCGGCCGGGACGTAGCGCATCGACACCACCATCGGCCCGTACAGCCGACCGGCCGGTTCGCACTGGATGTCCGTCACGTACATGGAAACGTTGCGGCCCTGCAGTACGTGCCGCAGCGGGATGCCGGCGGCCCGCAGCCCGGTCTCGAAGGTGAAGCTGC carries:
- a CDS encoding 4'-phosphopantetheinyl transferase family protein, whose translation is MTEIVVRWSQPLPVAERHLRVLDDIERGRFEAYRQEIDRRRFLTGRVLAKTLTAQRLGGAPEDVRFDSTCADCGKPHGRPRVPGSELVLSISHSGELIGLAATDGVPLGLDVETSNRKADASLVEYALSPAERQAVAGLSDDERSAAFFVYWTRKEAVMKATGKGLKIPLQSITFSRYDGPAELVASGDPALDPARTRLADLKAAEGHRAAVAALTTEPLDVTEEHWLP
- a CDS encoding TetR/AcrR family transcriptional regulator; its protein translation is MTSAERVRAAAVKLFAAKGFHGTGIRDLAQEAELSSATLYHYMGTKEDLLVEIMTTALRRLLDAAGKATAGTADPVARLRTLVTLHVLAHAVQPGETRVVDNEVDALSASARARVVALRDEYEGLWARIIEDGVAHGVFHTDRPAVTRLALLEMCSGVARWYSPHGPLRLEELSTHYAELTLRALGGPAGTVRADEARHCLEVVAQVWDVPVQPGN
- a CDS encoding ATP-dependent acyl-CoA ligase, yielding MKADTLVELVSRAARLWPERTAWLFDETGARFTFADVDERSGRFAAALHELGVRAGDRVAVMLRNQPEFPLLWLALAKLGAVLVPVNINYREFDGAHVLRHSGARFAVAAEEFVELLENIAPGTSIERVLTSGALQSDSYREADTVAAEQPMNIQYTSGTTGAPKGCVLPHRYWTTLANGLVADFPAVGEQDVLLTAQPFHYIDPQWNVALGLAAGAELVVLDRFHPSSFWAKVREHGVTWFYCLGMMPTLLLRQPPHPADRDHRVRAVCASAIPPDLHAELEQRWGVPWFEAFGMTETGGDIRVSEADHDAVVGTGCIGRPTRDREVLIAGEDGNPLPRGETGELLIRGIGLMQGYHEDPEATARAFAGGWFHTGDLARMDDEGRVYYVGRTKDMIRRSGENVSADEVERALLQHPAIRLAAVLAVPDELRGEEVKAYVVCAGERPSPEELAEFCAGQLAYFKVPRFWAFADDLPLTPSERVAKGELRKVADLRTGAWDRSTGQWL
- a CDS encoding enoyl-CoA hydratase/isomerase family protein, producing MSTVDLAVDGGIAQIRLNRPERLNAVAPVLVDDFLTALDAAARSSARAVLLTGNGRAFCAGHDLKEPTPEGDSRARLDRLQDVTRRLRALPQPVIAAVHGYAIGAGAEFALGCDLILAAEDAVFGFPEVSLGLSVTGAASRLLPLLVGPLRAKELLLLGERFDGRRAHEFGLVNAAVPTAELMPLALGWAEKIAQHPPEAATMAKRALDSGIDHALESALELEVSHALITEHSAAVRESTDAFRSRS
- a CDS encoding amidohydrolase gives rise to the protein MQVDVVYENARLVTGESALAVLHGRIVALGEDAEALSARRRVDLGGAFVAPGFHDAHNHMAWFGMGLDDVPLSDCRSVEEVYDAIARRAAGLPVGSWVVGSGYDQNKLTGGQHPDARGLDRAAPGMLVRLMHTSGHMTVVNSAVLDQLDLANVPVGGDAVLDASGAPTGLLREQAQLLLRPLTYPVPIESVVRGLDRASERYLSEGITSVQEAGIGGGLVGQTPAELAAYQLARERGVLRVRSTVMVSASVLHDLPDGAGFGLDLGLRTGLGDEWLRVGPMKLFADGSLVGRTCAMHEPFAGEPDNRGYFQVPEEELARTIRLAHDAGWQIATHAIGDRAITVVLDAYEAALAATPRADHRHRIEHCGVLPPAELARLARLRLIPSPQARFVNELGDGMRAALGQTRVPWCYRLRSLLDAGCVLPASSDRPVVEGAPLLGLADMVARRTSTGAPFATDEALTPAQALRAYTYGSAYATFAESYLGTLEPGKVSDFVALSENPLSTMEQPRVLATAVAGELRYEAG
- a CDS encoding GNAT family N-acetyltransferase, translated to MPVRDAVFEDVEEICTLIEEHAVYEDKHDLELDRAEMSGHLFGPDPKAWVLLSTPPGRPDVVAGFAFCSWNFSTWEGRPGIWLDDLFVRPEHRRHGLGQELLDTLRDRTTGRVEWDMQAGNAKGEAFYAQLGAEPVPGWIRYRWRP
- a CDS encoding metal-dependent transcriptional regulator encodes the protein MGDGSARRSTSVEDYVRVIYGLVERGEPVTNASLAGRLEVSPSSASGMVTKLAQLGLVEHVPYHGIELTAEGRLLARSVLRRHRLVETYLVSELGYTWDEVHAEADALEHAMSDVLVERIAAKLGNPARDPHGDPIPAADGSVEELPMRILDELPPGAVGEIVRVWDTDPDLLRYLTEHAIALGERIEVVERQPFGGPMVVKVGQPPDAAMHAIGKEIAQALSVALR
- a CDS encoding transcriptional regulator, with the translated sequence MTPRRAVGQPERTDPGLERLLETGPFAEALRAAIRARGLGLERIRYRLRDRGTSLSLATLSHWQSGRCRPERRDSLLALRNLEDILGVPDGALRRLVGPPRSRGRHRH